The following proteins come from a genomic window of Populus nigra chromosome 6, ddPopNigr1.1, whole genome shotgun sequence:
- the LOC133697549 gene encoding neutral/alkaline invertase 3, chloroplastic-like, which produces MATTEAILQVLSGAGPCVFSSDPCFRSSDLTFSSKLHIKRVKKRSSRCMKMFKCSNVLQNGIGNHWFKGLGDRDLSVNATINRLQFLRCKGPQAERVSGATEGGNGTWFVDGANTLNLNGVASGEHTDCFGAWDAQQLTREKEGFASKGALNQEKESLATNGAVGTGRDASPKVSVDPIEEEAWELLRNSMVYYCGSPIGTIAANDPTSSSVLNYDQVFIRDFIPSGIAFLLKGEYDIVRNFLLHTLQLQSWEKTMDCHSPGQGLMPASFKVRTVRLDGDDDFATEEVLDPDFGEAAIGRVAPVDSGLWWIILLRAYGKCSGDLSLQERIDVQTGIKMILRLCLADGFDMFPTLLVTDGSCMIDRRMGIHGHPLEIQALFYSALLCAREMLAPEDGSADLIRALNNRLVALSFHIREYYWIDLRKLNEIYRYKTEEYSYDAVNKFNIYPDQVSPWLVEWMPNQGGYLIGNLQPAHMDFRFFSLGNIWSIVSGLATRDQSNAILDFIEAKWSDLIADMPLKICYPALEGQEWQIITGSDPKNTPWSYHNAGSWPTLLWQLTAACIKMNRPEIAARAVEIAEKRIARDKWPEYYDTKKARFIGKQAHLFQTWSIAGYLVAKLLLADPSAARMLVMDEDPELVSTFSCMISTNPRRKRGQKNSKKTFMV; this is translated from the exons ATGGCAACTACAGAGGCAATCCTGCAAGTTCTGTCTGGGGCTGGTCCTTGCGTTTTTAGCTCTGACCCTTGTTTTCGCAGTTCAGATTTGACATTCTCTTCTAAACTCCACATAAAACGTGTAAAGAAAAGGTCCTCAAGGTGTATGAAAATGTTCAAGTGTTCGAATGTTCTGCAGAATGGTATAGGAAACCACTGGTTTAAGGGATTAGGTGATAGAGATCTGTCTGTGAATGCAACGATCAACAGATTGCAGTTTCTGAGGTGCAAAGGCCCTCAGGCAGAAAGAGTTAGTGGTGCAACTGAAGGAGGAAATGGAACATGGTTTGTAGATGGTGCAAATACATTAAACCTGAATGGGGTGGCGTCTGGTGAACACACTGACTGTTTTGGAGCTTGGGATGCTCAGCAGTTGACACGGGAAAAGGAGGGTTTTGCATCTAAAGGTGCCCTAAACCAGGAAAAGGAGAGTTTGGCAACTAATGGTGCGGTAGGAACAGGTAGAGATGCCTCTCCCAAGGTCAGTGTAGATCCTATTGAGGAAGAAGCATGGGAGCTGCTGCGGAATTCTATGGTTTATTATTGTGGCAGTCCTATTGGAACGATTGCTGCCAATGATCCTACCAGTTCTAGCGTGTTAAATTATGACCAGGTCTTCATTAGAGACTTCATACCTTCTGGCATTGCTTTTCTTTTGAAGGGAGAATATGATATTGTCCGGAACTTCCTCCTTCATACACTTCAGTTGCAG AGTTGGGAGAAAACAATGGACTGTCACAGTCCTGGACAGGGATTGATGCCTGCTAGTTTCAAGGTGCGCACGGTTCGTttggatggtgatgatgattttGCAACAGAGGAGGTATTGGATCCTGACTTTGGAGAGGCAGCAATTGGCCGTGTTGCACCAGTTGATTCTG GATTATGGTGGATTATTTTATTACGTGCATATGGGAAATGCTCTGGTGACCTCTCACTTCAGGAGAGGATCGATGTGCAGACTGGAATTAAGATGATTCTGAGGCTATGTCTTGCTGATGGTTTTGATATGTTTCCAACATTGTTGGTGACAGATGGTTCTTGCATGATAGATCGCCGTATGGGAATTCACGGGCACCCTCTAGAAATCCAG GCACTCTTTTATTCCGCCTTACTTTGTGCAAGGGAGATGCTTGCTCCAGAAGATGGATCGGCTGATCTCATCCGAGCTTTGAACAATCGTCTAGTGGCTCTTTCATTCCATATCAGAGAGTATTATTGGATTGATTTAAGAAAACTAAATGAGATTTACCGTTACAAGACCGAAGAGTACTCATATGATGCAGTCAATAAGTTCAACATTTACCCAGATCAGGTTTCTCCCTGGTTGGTGGAATGGATGCCCAACCAAGGAGGCTATCTTATTGGAAACTTGCAACCAGCTCATATGGATTTCCGATTCTTTTCTCTTGGAAATATATGGTCCATTGTTAGTGGTCTTGCAACAAGAGATCAGTCAAATGCGATATTGGATTTCATTGAAGCCAAGTGGTCTGATTTGATAGCAGACATGCCATTGAAGATCTGTTATCCTGCTCTTGAAGGTCAGGAGTGGCAGATTATCACTGGAAGTGATCCTAAGAACAC GCCTTGGTCCTATCACAATGCTGGTTCCTGGCCAACTCTTCTCTGGCAG CTGACAGCTGCATGCATAAAGATGAATAGACCAGAAATTGCTGCAAGAGCGGTCGAGATTGCTGAGAAACGCATAGCACGTGACAAATGGCCTGAATATTATGACACCAAAAAAGCAAGGTTCATTGGAAAACAAGCACATCTGTTCCAGACATGGTCAATTGCTGGGTACCTTGTGGCTAAGCTCTTGCTTGCAGACCCAAGTGCAGCCCGGATGCTCGTGATGGATGAGGATCCTGAGCTTGTCAGCACCTTCTCCTGCATGATCAGTACTAACCCAAGGAGAAAGCGTGGACAGAAGAATTCGAAAAAGACATTCATGGTGTAA
- the LOC133696931 gene encoding serine/threonine-protein kinase D6PKL1-like isoform X1 — MTTTAASTMEPSAEDLTDDLDNLSFTSTTTAVETRHSTSSGSETTWTTSTSSLMSNSCKPHHPPQCDECWHAIQRENCGNSPLTLADLRFVHKLGSGDIGSVYLVVLKEGNECLFAAKVMDKKEMATRNKDSRARIEREILEMLEHPFLPPLYATLDSPRWSCLLTEFCPGGDLHVLRQRQPDRRFDEAAARFYASEVVAALEYLHMMGIVYRDLKPENVLIRSDGHIMLTDFDLSLKDDNSTSTAQIISDQNPSITSSTSDYPSDTSQFATSSCILPNCIVPAVSCLQPSRKRKKKFNQRGTLEIVAEPIDVRSMSFVGTHEYLAPEIVSGEGHGSAVDWWTLGIFIFEMFYGVTPFKGTDHELTLANVVARALEFPKEPSVPVFAKDLITQLLIKDPTRRLGSTMGATAIKHHQFFEEINWALLRCKTPPYIPQPFTYKNFIATNHGSNSIEHY; from the exons ATGACCACCACGGCGGCCTCCACCATGGAACCAAGCGCGGAAGATCTAACCGATGATCTTGATAATCTTAGTTTCACTTCCACCACCACTGCTGTTGAGACAAGACACAGCACAAGTTCAGGGTCCGAAACCACATGGACTACCTCAACCTCGAGCCTCATGTCAAACTCCTGCAAGCCCCATCATCCACCCCAATGTGATGAGTGCTGGCATGCAATTCAACGTGAAAACTGCGGTAACTCACCCTTAACCCTAGCTGATTTACGCTTTGTCCACAAATTAGGAAGTGGTGACATAGGGAGTGTGTATCTTGTAGTGCTCAAGGAAGGCAATGAGTGTCTTTTTGCTGCCAAAGTCATGGACAAAAAAGAAATGGCTACTAGGAACAAAGACAGTAGGGCTAGAATCGAGAGGGAGATATTGGAAATGTTGGAGCACCCATTTTTGCCTCCATTGTATGCCACACTGGACTCACCTAGGTGGTCCTGTTTGCTAACGGAGTTTTGTCCTGGTGGTGACCTCCATGTCCTCCGGCAAAGGCAGCCGGATAGACGTTTCGATGAAGCTGCCGCCCG GTTTTATGCATCAGAAGTTGTGGCTGCGCTTGAATACCTACACATGATGGGAATCGTCTATCGTGATCTCAAGCCTGAAAATGTTCTTATAAGATCAGACGGTCACATAATGCTTACAGATTTTGATCTCTCCTTAAAAGATGACAACTCAACATCAACCGCTCAGATTATTTCTGATCAAAACCCATCAATCACATCATCGACAAGTGATTACCCCTCTGATACATCTCAGTTTGCCACATCATCGTGCATTCTGCCCAATTGCATTGTGCCAGCTGTCTCTTGCCTCCAGCCAAGTAGAAAACGCAAGAAGAAATTCAATCAACGGGGGACCCTCGAGATTGTAGCGGAGCCAATAGACGTCCGGTCCATGTCATTCGTTGGGACCCACGAGTACCTGGCACCTGAGATTGTATCCGGCGAGGGACACGGCAGTGCCGTGGATTGGTGGACCTTAGGCATATTCATATTTGAAATGTTCTATGGTGTCACGCCGTTTAAAGGGACGGACCACGAGTTAACCCTGGCTAATGTCGTGGCTCGAGCCCTTGAGTTCCCCAAGGAACCATCGGTCCCAGTCTTCGCCAAGGATTTGATCACACAACTTCTCATCAAGGATCCTACAAGACGACTGGGCTCTACAATGGGAGCTACTGCGATTAAGCATCATCAATTTTTTGAAGAGATAAATTGGGCATTGTTAAGGTGTAAAACTCCACCTTATATCCCTCAGCCATTCACTTATAAAAACTTCATTGCCACCAATCATGGGAGCAATTCTATAGAACATTATTAG
- the LOC133696442 gene encoding histidine-containing phosphotransfer protein 2-like: MTGLAALEALTEKLYDFIQSMEDDGLVDHHFKDCYNLKEANGPFLFIELLPTYISDSETTLEEMTTELDQPLVDFKHLEQLCIKLKGGTSCLGACRVATSCGEFRQAVIARNKDDCLLGLEVIKGDFFILHNKLEAFLELERRIVTNDYQGC, translated from the exons ATGACAGGCTTGGCAGCTCTTGAAGCTCTCACTGAGAAGCTGTACGACTTCATTCAGTCCATGGAAGATGAT GGACTTGTGGACCATCATTTCAAAGATTGTTACAACTTGAAGGAGGCCAATGGACCCTTCCTGTTTATTGAGCTTCTTCCTACTTACATATCTGATTCTGAAACCACCTTAGAGGAGATGACTACCGAATT GGATCAGCCTCTTGTGGACTTCAAACATCTCGAACAACTATGCATCAAGCTAAAAGGAGGGACCTCATG CCTTGGTGCGTGCCGGGTGGCGACTTCTTGTGGCGAATTTCGTCAGGCTGTTATTGCCAGAAACAAGGATGA CTGCCTCCTGGGGTTGGAGGTGATCAAAGGTGATTTTTTCATTCTGCATAATAAATTGGAGGCTTTCCTTGAG CTGGAGAGGAGGATTGTGACCAATGACTACCAAGGTTGCTGA
- the LOC133697029 gene encoding large ribosomal subunit protein P2A-like, which yields MKTVAAFLLAVLGGNNSPSAEDIKKILASVGAEADDKIELLLSQVKDKDITELIAAGREKLASVPCGGGEAVAAAAPADGAAAPAAGETKEEKVEEKEDTDDDLGFSLFD from the exons atGAAGACTGTTGCTGCTTTCTTGTTGGCTGTTTTGGGTGGCAACAATAGCCCTTCTGCTGAAGATATCAAGAAGATTCTTGCCTCTG TTGGTGCTGAAGCTGATGATAAGATTGAGCTACTCTTGTCTCAAGTTAAGGATAAGGATATAACTGAGCTTATTGCTGCTGGAAGGGAGAAATTAGCTTCTGTGCCTTGTGGTGGTGGCGAAGCTGTTGCAGCGGCTGCTCCAGCTGATGGCGCTGCTGCTCCTGCTGCTGGTGAGACAAAAGAGGAGAAGGTAGAAGAGAAAGAGGATACAGATGAT GATCTGGGCTTCAGTCTCTTTGATTGA
- the LOC133696931 gene encoding serine/threonine-protein kinase D6PKL1-like isoform X2 has product MTTTAASTMEPSAEDLTDDLDNLSFTSTTTAVETRHSTSSGSETTWTTSTSSLMSNSCKPHHPPQCDECWHAIQRENCVLKEGNECLFAAKVMDKKEMATRNKDSRARIEREILEMLEHPFLPPLYATLDSPRWSCLLTEFCPGGDLHVLRQRQPDRRFDEAAARFYASEVVAALEYLHMMGIVYRDLKPENVLIRSDGHIMLTDFDLSLKDDNSTSTAQIISDQNPSITSSTSDYPSDTSQFATSSCILPNCIVPAVSCLQPSRKRKKKFNQRGTLEIVAEPIDVRSMSFVGTHEYLAPEIVSGEGHGSAVDWWTLGIFIFEMFYGVTPFKGTDHELTLANVVARALEFPKEPSVPVFAKDLITQLLIKDPTRRLGSTMGATAIKHHQFFEEINWALLRCKTPPYIPQPFTYKNFIATNHGSNSIEHY; this is encoded by the exons ATGACCACCACGGCGGCCTCCACCATGGAACCAAGCGCGGAAGATCTAACCGATGATCTTGATAATCTTAGTTTCACTTCCACCACCACTGCTGTTGAGACAAGACACAGCACAAGTTCAGGGTCCGAAACCACATGGACTACCTCAACCTCGAGCCTCATGTCAAACTCCTGCAAGCCCCATCATCCACCCCAATGTGATGAGTGCTGGCATGCAATTCAACGTGAAAACTGCG TGCTCAAGGAAGGCAATGAGTGTCTTTTTGCTGCCAAAGTCATGGACAAAAAAGAAATGGCTACTAGGAACAAAGACAGTAGGGCTAGAATCGAGAGGGAGATATTGGAAATGTTGGAGCACCCATTTTTGCCTCCATTGTATGCCACACTGGACTCACCTAGGTGGTCCTGTTTGCTAACGGAGTTTTGTCCTGGTGGTGACCTCCATGTCCTCCGGCAAAGGCAGCCGGATAGACGTTTCGATGAAGCTGCCGCCCG GTTTTATGCATCAGAAGTTGTGGCTGCGCTTGAATACCTACACATGATGGGAATCGTCTATCGTGATCTCAAGCCTGAAAATGTTCTTATAAGATCAGACGGTCACATAATGCTTACAGATTTTGATCTCTCCTTAAAAGATGACAACTCAACATCAACCGCTCAGATTATTTCTGATCAAAACCCATCAATCACATCATCGACAAGTGATTACCCCTCTGATACATCTCAGTTTGCCACATCATCGTGCATTCTGCCCAATTGCATTGTGCCAGCTGTCTCTTGCCTCCAGCCAAGTAGAAAACGCAAGAAGAAATTCAATCAACGGGGGACCCTCGAGATTGTAGCGGAGCCAATAGACGTCCGGTCCATGTCATTCGTTGGGACCCACGAGTACCTGGCACCTGAGATTGTATCCGGCGAGGGACACGGCAGTGCCGTGGATTGGTGGACCTTAGGCATATTCATATTTGAAATGTTCTATGGTGTCACGCCGTTTAAAGGGACGGACCACGAGTTAACCCTGGCTAATGTCGTGGCTCGAGCCCTTGAGTTCCCCAAGGAACCATCGGTCCCAGTCTTCGCCAAGGATTTGATCACACAACTTCTCATCAAGGATCCTACAAGACGACTGGGCTCTACAATGGGAGCTACTGCGATTAAGCATCATCAATTTTTTGAAGAGATAAATTGGGCATTGTTAAGGTGTAAAACTCCACCTTATATCCCTCAGCCATTCACTTATAAAAACTTCATTGCCACCAATCATGGGAGCAATTCTATAGAACATTATTAG